From the genome of Pseudoxanthomonas sp.:
GCGCGCGCGCGGCAAGGGCGGCAGCAAGTACGGCCGCCTGGGCGCGGGCAGCGAGGTGATCGTGGTGCGCGAACACGGCGCACGCCTGCGCGTGAACCTGTTCGATTACCTGGATACCGGCCTGTTCCTGGATCATCGTCCGCTGCGCGGGCAGATGGCGGCGCAGGCGCGCGGCCGGCGCTTCCTCAATCTTTTCAGCTATACCGGCGTGGCCAGCGTGGAAGCGGCGGTAGCCGGCGCGGTCAGCACCACCAGCGTCGACCTGTCCGGCACCTATCTGCAGTGGTGCCAGGACAACCTGCAGGAAAACGGCCTGCGCGGCCAGCAGCACCAGCTGGTGCAGGCCGACACGATGGCCTGGCTGGAAGCCGATCGCGGCCAGTACGACCTGATCTTCTGCGACCCGCCGACGTTCTCCAACTCGGCGCGCGCCGACGACTTCGACATCCAGCGTGACCACGTGCGCCTGCTGCGCGCCTGCATCGCGCGGTTGTCGCAGGGCGGGGTGCTGTATTTCTCCAACAACTTCCGGCGTTTCAAGCTGGATGCCGAAGGTGTGGCCGAGTTCGCCGCATGCGAGGACATCAGCGCCCAGACCATCGGCCCGGATTTCGAACGCAATGCGCGCATCCACCGCGCCTGGCGCCTGACCCGGGCCTGATCCACGCAGGCCTGCCGGTCAGCGCGCAAACCTGCGTGCGCCGGCCACGCAGGCCACCGCGCCAGCCATGACCCAGAGCATGCTGGCGCTGACCGGTTCGTGCAGCAGCCCGGCGGCCAGCGCCAGGCCCAGGAACGGCTGCAGCAGCTGGATCTGCCCGACCGCGGCGATGCCGCCCTGGGCCAGGCCGCGATACCAGAAGATGAAGCCGATCAGCATGCTGAAAAGCGACACGTACGCCAGTCCTGCCCAGGCCGGCAGCGGGACCGGCGCGAAACTGGACGGCCGGGTCAGCCAGGCGATCGGCAGCATCAGCGGCAAGGCCAGGGCCAGTGCCCAGCTGATGACCTGCCAGCCGCCCAGCTGGCGTGACAGGCGTGCGCCTTCGGCATAGCCCAGGCCGCAGACCAGCACCGCGGCCAGCATCAGCAGGTCGCCCTGCAGTGACGCCTGCAGTCCGCCCATCGCCGCGTAACCGATCACCAACGCGCTGCCGAGCAGCGAAAACATCCAGAACCCCGGCCGTGGCCGGTCGCCGCCGCGCAGTACGCCGAAGATCGCCGTGCACAGCGGCAGCACGCCGACGAAGACGGTCGAGTGGGCGGAGGTCACGTGCTGCAGGGCCAGGGCCGTCAGCAGCGGAAAGCCGACCACCACGCCCAATGCCACCACTGCCAGGCTGGCGATCTGCCGGGGCTGCGGACGCGCTTGCCGCAGCAGTGTGAGCAGGGCCAGGGCCAGCGCGGCGGCGATGCTAGCGCGCGCGCAGGTCAGGAACACCGGGCTGAAGCCGCTCACCGCGACCCGGGTCGCCGGCAGCGAGCCGGCAAAGATCGCCACGCCGATACCGCCGTTGATCCAGCCGCGTGTCGCGTTGTCCATCGTCTCGTTGGTGTTTGAAGGGGCACCCAGTAGGCCAGCGCTG
Proteins encoded in this window:
- a CDS encoding DMT family transporter → MDNATRGWINGGIGVAIFAGSLPATRVAVSGFSPVFLTCARASIAAALALALLTLLRQARPQPRQIASLAVVALGVVVGFPLLTALALQHVTSAHSTVFVGVLPLCTAIFGVLRGGDRPRPGFWMFSLLGSALVIGYAAMGGLQASLQGDLLMLAAVLVCGLGYAEGARLSRQLGGWQVISWALALALPLMLPIAWLTRPSSFAPVPLPAWAGLAYVSLFSMLIGFIFWYRGLAQGGIAAVGQIQLLQPFLGLALAAGLLHEPVSASMLWVMAGAVACVAGARRFAR